In Oryza sativa Japonica Group chromosome 2, ASM3414082v1, the following are encoded in one genomic region:
- the LOC4328653 gene encoding ethylene-responsive transcription factor WIN1: protein MVQPKKKFRGVRQRHWGSWVSEIRHPLLKRRVWLGTFETAEEAARAYDEAAVLMSGRNAKTNFPVQRNSTGDLATAADQDARSNGGSRNSSAGNLSQILSAKLRKCCKAPSPSLTCLRLDPEKSHIGVWQKRAGARADSNWVMTVELNKEVEPTEPAAQPTSTATASQVTMDDEEKIALQMIEELLSRSSPASPSHGEGEGSFVI, encoded by the exons ATGGTACAGCCAAAGAAGAAGTTTCGTGGAGTCAGGCAGCGGCACTGGGGCTCCTGGGTCTCTGAGATCAGACACCCCCTCCT TAAAAGGAGGGTGTGGCTGGGCACCTTTGAGACGGCCGAGGAGGCTGCGCGAGCCTACGATGAGGCTGCTGTGCTGATGAGTGGCCGCAACGCCAAGACCAACTTCCCCGTGCAGAGGAACTCCACCGGTGATCTCGCCACGGCCGCAGACCAGGACGCCCGTAGCAATGGCGGTAGCAGGAACTCCTCCGCGGGCAACCTGTCACAGATTCTCAGTGCTAAGCTCCGCAAGTGCTGCAAGGCGCCATCTCCGTCCTTAACCTGCCTCCGCCTCGACCCCGAGAAGTCCCACATTGGCGTGTGGCAAAAGCGCGCAGGGGCCCGTGCTGACTCCAACTGGGTGATGACGGTGGAGCTCAACAAAGAGGTAGAACCAACTGAACCTGCAGCTCAGCCCACATCAACAGCAACAGCTTCGCAAGTGACAATGGATGATGAGGAAAAGATTGCGCTGCAAATGATCGAGGAGTTGCTGAGCAGGAGCAGTCCAGCTTCACCCTCacatggagagggagagggtagCTTTGTCATCTGA